In one window of Anopheles merus strain MAF unplaced genomic scaffold, AmerM5.1 LNR4000438, whole genome shotgun sequence DNA:
- the LOC121602398 gene encoding protein bicaudal D-like, protein MTSSAELETLRSEIERLTRELDQVSSENIQSAKYGLGLLEEKQNLQVKCEELESLYENTKHELDITQEALQKFQKTQQVTTKSGIEQEDALLNESAAMETSLNMQIVELENETKQLRHELDRVTSERDRMLQENAEIGRDKSGTEAERARLKAELKDMKYREARMLADYSELEEENISLQKQVSSLRSSQVEFEGAKHEIRRLTEEIELLNSQVEELASLKKIAEKQMEDALTALQVERENKYALKKELDTHINRESMYNISNLAYSIRSMEENALNSSDCEEEIPALRDSTLKRLEATLEAETADLKSPDGTKGDLFSEIHLNELKKLEKQLETMETEKLCLTANLRDAQQNLDKSQNDLQNFMAKLMLLAAHVDALHTLKKQIQIEENITVSTAKDKDVNDKLNEAIMQYSSWFTLSSKEIDTLKADLAELQKGLNCSDAMTVLRNEITNLKNKLLSVEQKSLDLHSDIQVLTTLSQTAGQSLNTTRTNLVALSDDLAQLYHLVCTVNGETPNRVLLDHKNDDLSFENDSLTAIQSQLKSDILTSKPHVFEDLQALSDAVEIRKYVDTVSDQIRYLKTAVEHTIELNKDKVVTDSSATSSGDVKEAKEEIADLHEQIIKLRSLLSTKREQIATLRTVLKSNKNTAEVALTNLKSKYENEKLVVSDTMSKLRNELRILKEDAATFSSLRAMFAARCEEYVTQVDELTHQLAAAEEEKKTLNQLLRLAVQQKLGLTQKLEELEMDREMRHVRRPAASQRGGGGGGGKSAFSRGQPARNSLQNPNSNNNSNNPNQAFF, encoded by the exons ATGACATCATCGGCGGAACTAGAAACCTTGCGGTCCGAAATCGAGCGTCTAACGCGAGAGCTGGATCAGGTGAGCAGCGAAAATATTCAATCTGCCAAATACGGTCTAGGATTGTTGGAGGAAAAGCAAAACTTGCAAGTGAAATGTGAAGAACTGGAGTCGCTGTACGAGAACACCAAACATGAGCTCGACATTACACAAGAG GCTTTacaaaaatttcaaaaaactCAACAAGTCACCACCAAATCGGGCATCGAGCAAGAAGATGCATTGCTCAACGAGTCGGCCGCGATGGAAACATCCCTCAACATGCAGATTGTGGAGctggaaaatgaaaccaaacaGCTGCGCCACGAGCTAGATCGTGTGACAAGTGAACGAGATCGCATGCTGCAGGAAAATGCCGAAATCGGGCGCGACAAGTCTGGTACGGAAGCAGAACGGGCACGGCTTAAAGCTGAGTTGAAGGATATGAAATATCGCGAAGCTCGCATGCTGGCCGATTACTCGGAGCTAGAGGAGGAAAACATTTCCCTCCAAAAGCAGGTGTCCAGTTTGCGAAGCTCCCAG GTGGAATTCGAAGGCGCTAAGCACGAAATCCGGAGGCTGACAGAGGAAATCGAGCTGCTGAATTCACAGGTGGAGGAATTGGCTAGTCTTAAGAAAATTGCTGAAAAACAAATGGAAGATGCCTTGACTGCACTGCAA GTTGAAAGAGAGAATAAATACGCTTTGAAGAAAGAGCTTGATACACATATCAACCGTGAATCAATGTACAATATTAGTAATCTGGCATATAGTATACGTAGTATGGAAGAGAATGCCCTGAACAGCAGCGATTGTGAAGAGGAAATCCCAGCACTGAG AGACTCCACCCTGAAAAGATTGGAAGCAACCCTTGAAGCAGAAACTGCGGACCTGAAATCACCCGATGGCACAAAGGGCGATCTGTTCTCGGAGATTCATCTGAATGAGCTTAAAAAACTCGAGAAGCAGCTGGAAACAATGGAAACTGAAAAGTTATGCCTGACCGCAAATCTTCGTGATGCCCAGCAGAATCTAGACAAAAGCCAAAACGACTTGCAAAACTTTATGGCAAAGTTGATGTTACTGGCAGCACACGTTGATGCGCTTCATACGCTCaagaaacaaattcaaattgAGGAAAATATAACCG TATCTACAGCAAAGGACAAGGATGTGAATGATAAATTGAATGAAGCTATCATGCAATACTCGAGCTGGTTCACCTTAAGCTCGAAGGAAATAGATACTCTCAAAGCTGACCTGGCTGAATTGCAGAAGGGCTTGAACTGTTCTGACGCAATGACTGTACTGCGCAATGAAATAACAAATCTCAAGAACAAG CTGTTGTCTGTTGAACAGAAATCATTGGATTTGCATAGTGACATCCAGGTACTTACGACACTCTCACAAACAGCGGGCCAGAGTTTGAACACGACGCGAACTAATTTAGTTGCACTAAGCGACGACCTGGCCCAGTTGTACCACTTGGTGTGCACGGTAAATGGTGAAACTCCAAATCGTGTACTGTTGGACCATAAGAACGACGACTTAAG CTTCGAGAACGATTCCTTGACGGCAATTCAATCACAGCTGAAATCCGACATTCTTACATCCAAGCCTCATGTTTTTGAGGACCTGCAAGCACTCAGCGATGCTGTCGAGATTCGCAAGTACGTTGACACTGTGAGCGATCAAATTCGGTACCTCAAGACAGCTGTCGAACATACAATCGAGCTGAACAAGGATAAGGTGGTGACCGATTCCTCCGCTACATCCTCGGGCGATGTAAAGGAGGCAAAGGAAGAAATAGCTGATCTGCAcgaacaaatcatcaaattgCGCAGCTTACTGTCGACGAAACGCGAGCAGATCGCCACGCTGCGCACTGTGCTCAAGTCGAATAAGAACACAGCCGAGGTGGCGCTGACAAATCTTAAATCCAAGTACGAAAACGAAAAGTTGGTCGTCAGCGATACGATGTCAAAGTTGCGAAACGAGCTGCGCATCTTAAAGGAAGATGCGGCCACATTTTCAA gtcTCCGCGCTATGTTTGCGGCTCGCTGCGAGGAGTATGTCACTCAGGTTGACGAACTCACGCATCAGCTTGCGGCGGCTgaggaggagaagaaaacGCTTAATCAGCTACTTCGATTGGCTGTGCAGCAGAAACTTGGACTGACGCAAAAGCTCGAGGAGCTTGAGATGGACCG TGAAATGCGTCATGTGCGCCGGCCGGCAGCTTCGCAGCGCGGCGGTGGAGGAGGTGGCGGCAAGTCAGCCTTCTCTCGTGGGCAGCCTGCCCGGAACAGCCTTCAGAATccgaacagcaacaacaatagtAACAATCCGAACCAAGCTTTCTTCTAA